The Aeromicrobium sp. Leaf245 genome includes a region encoding these proteins:
- a CDS encoding ArsC/Spx/MgsR family protein, whose amino-acid sequence MADVTILHNPACSTSRHALEAAAAAGVEVEEVRYLKEPLDRAALLDLLDRLEDEPAALVRKDSFFKDQGLDPADYATPEQVADLLVEHPRLMERPVLDRGDRAIIGRPKSRADAFLREG is encoded by the coding sequence ATGGCCGACGTCACGATCCTGCACAACCCCGCCTGCTCCACCTCGCGGCACGCGCTCGAGGCGGCCGCGGCAGCCGGTGTCGAGGTCGAGGAGGTGCGCTACCTCAAGGAGCCGCTCGACCGGGCCGCCCTGCTCGACCTGCTGGACCGCCTCGAGGACGAGCCGGCCGCCCTGGTGCGCAAGGACTCGTTCTTCAAGGACCAGGGGCTCGACCCCGCCGACTACGCCACGCCCGAGCAGGTCGCGGACCTGCTCGTGGAGCACCCCCGGCTCATGGAGCGCCCCGTGCTGGACCGCGGCGACCGGGCGATCATCGGTCGGCCGAAGAGCCGCGCCGACGCCTTCCTCCGCGAGGGCTGA
- the rpsP gene encoding 30S ribosomal protein S16 — MAVKIRLKRMGKIRTPFYRIVVADSRTKRDGRVIEEIGTYNPKTEPSTIHVVSERAQYWLGVGAQPTEAVAAILKITGDIGGTSTLKTPEPKADKAALFDAALKELHAEPKTEATTKKKAAKKAAPKADEAKADDAEKAEEPKAEKAEEPKAEEPKADDAAESTEA, encoded by the coding sequence GTGGCCGTCAAGATTCGCCTGAAGCGGATGGGCAAGATCCGCACCCCGTTCTACCGCATCGTCGTCGCCGACTCGCGCACCAAGCGCGACGGTCGCGTGATCGAGGAGATCGGCACGTACAACCCCAAGACCGAGCCGTCCACGATCCACGTCGTGTCCGAGCGCGCCCAGTACTGGCTCGGCGTCGGCGCCCAGCCGACCGAGGCCGTCGCCGCGATCCTCAAGATCACCGGTGACATCGGTGGCACCAGCACCCTCAAGACGCCGGAGCCGAAGGCCGACAAGGCTGCGCTGTTCGACGCCGCTCTCAAGGAGCTGCACGCCGAGCCGAAGACCGAGGCGACCACCAAGAAGAAGGCCGCCAAGAAGGCTGCGCCGAAGGCCGACGAGGCCAAGGCCGACGACGCCGAGAAGGCTGAGGAGCCCAAGGCCGAGAAGGCTGAGGAGCCGAAGGCCGAGGAGCCCAAGGCCGACGACGCCGCCGAGAGCACCGAGGCCTGA
- a CDS encoding RNA-binding protein, with product MAGRTQEVIEHLVSGIVDHPDEVDVSEKQTRRGDLFEVRVNPADLGKVIGRQGRTASAIRTVSGAVAGTKGARIDFVDVDRQR from the coding sequence ATGGCCGGTCGCACGCAGGAGGTCATCGAGCACCTCGTGTCGGGCATCGTGGACCACCCCGACGAGGTCGACGTGAGCGAGAAGCAGACGCGGCGCGGCGACCTCTTCGAGGTGCGCGTCAACCCGGCCGACCTCGGCAAGGTGATCGGCCGTCAGGGTCGCACCGCGTCGGCGATCCGCACCGTCAGCGGAGCGGTCGCCGGCACCAAGGGTGCCCGCATCGACTTCGTGGACGTCGACCGCCAGCGCTGA
- a CDS encoding ammonium transporter: MSVDLSWQLLCTALVIFMTPGLAFFYGGLVKSKSAISMMMLSFGSLALVTVLYVLYGGTGIAGNGTSGGSKLFGNPFEDFGMSDLMSGVGGGDAANAFGGHAFLVAFCIITVALVSGAVADRARFWPWMLFAGLFTTFVVFPTFRWLFGVDADGNFYGWLANDVFGFGAALDWAGGTIIHQSAGAAALALALVLGKRKLGFSKEESQPHNVPLVLLGASILWFGWFGFNTGVYGADEGQTSLIFFNTLITPAAALIGWIVVETFRDGKATAVGAASGIVTGLVAITPACAFVTPLWAIVLGIVSGVACALAVDLKFKLGYDDTLDVVGIHLVAGFIGCVYIGLFGSEALTGGSLFFGGETDLLFAQILSSLTIIVFSFVVAFAIGFGIEKTIGFRVTEEDEVAGIDTALHGSEGYALD; encoded by the coding sequence ATGTCAGTCGATCTTTCATGGCAGCTGCTGTGCACGGCACTCGTCATCTTCATGACGCCGGGTCTTGCGTTCTTCTACGGCGGTCTGGTCAAGTCCAAGTCCGCGATCTCGATGATGATGCTGAGCTTCGGCTCGCTCGCCCTGGTCACGGTGCTCTACGTCCTCTACGGCGGCACGGGCATCGCCGGCAACGGCACGAGCGGCGGCAGCAAGCTCTTCGGCAACCCGTTCGAGGACTTCGGCATGTCGGACCTGATGTCGGGGGTCGGTGGCGGTGACGCGGCCAACGCCTTCGGCGGTCACGCGTTCCTCGTCGCCTTCTGCATCATCACGGTCGCCCTCGTCTCGGGCGCGGTCGCCGACCGGGCACGCTTCTGGCCGTGGATGCTCTTCGCCGGGCTGTTCACGACCTTCGTCGTCTTCCCGACGTTCCGCTGGCTCTTCGGGGTGGACGCCGACGGCAACTTCTACGGCTGGCTGGCCAACGACGTCTTCGGCTTCGGTGCGGCGCTCGACTGGGCCGGCGGTACGATCATCCACCAGTCCGCCGGTGCTGCGGCCCTCGCTCTCGCCCTCGTTCTCGGCAAGCGCAAGCTCGGGTTCTCCAAGGAGGAGTCCCAGCCGCACAACGTGCCGCTGGTGCTCCTGGGCGCCTCGATCCTGTGGTTCGGCTGGTTCGGCTTCAACACCGGTGTCTACGGCGCCGACGAGGGCCAGACGTCGCTGATCTTCTTCAACACGCTCATCACCCCGGCGGCCGCGCTGATCGGCTGGATCGTCGTCGAGACCTTCCGTGACGGCAAGGCCACCGCGGTGGGTGCGGCGTCCGGCATCGTGACCGGGCTCGTCGCCATCACGCCGGCCTGCGCCTTCGTCACGCCCCTCTGGGCGATCGTGCTCGGCATCGTGTCGGGTGTCGCCTGCGCCCTGGCTGTCGACCTGAAGTTCAAGCTCGGCTACGACGACACGCTCGACGTCGTGGGCATCCACCTCGTCGCCGGCTTCATCGGCTGCGTCTACATCGGTCTGTTCGGCTCGGAGGCCCTGACCGGTGGCAGCCTGTTCTTCGGTGGCGAGACCGACCTGCTGTTCGCCCAGATCCTCTCGTCGCTCACGATCATCGTGTTCTCGTTCGTCGTGGCCTTCGCCATCGGCTTCGGCATCGAGAAGACGATCGGCTTCCGCGTGACGGAGGAGGACGAGGTCGCCGGCATCGACACCGCGCTGCACGGCTCGGAAGGCTACGCGCTCGACTGA
- the lepB gene encoding signal peptidase I — MSETTKRQLPVWQESILLVVTAMVMAVVVKAFFLQAFYIPSESMEPTMLVNDKILVQKVSYWTGDPQRGDIVVFDDPGGWLDQSESARASNPAQKALEVIGLFPTGGHLIKRVVGVGGDRVACCDDEGRLTVNGVSIDEPYLRDPSANAESRFDVVVPKDHLWVQGDNRGNSADSRVHQGDPGGGFIPVDSVVGKAWVRVWPWKRIGLIRGSEAFAEVPSEPASSQ; from the coding sequence GTGAGTGAGACCACGAAGCGCCAGCTCCCCGTCTGGCAGGAGTCCATCCTCCTCGTCGTCACCGCCATGGTGATGGCCGTCGTGGTCAAGGCGTTCTTCCTCCAGGCCTTCTACATCCCGTCGGAGTCCATGGAGCCGACGATGCTCGTCAACGACAAGATCCTCGTCCAGAAGGTCTCCTACTGGACCGGGGATCCGCAGCGTGGCGACATCGTCGTCTTCGACGATCCCGGTGGATGGCTCGACCAGAGCGAGTCCGCCCGTGCCAGCAACCCGGCGCAGAAGGCGCTCGAGGTCATCGGGCTGTTCCCCACGGGCGGCCACCTCATCAAGCGCGTCGTGGGCGTCGGCGGGGACCGCGTGGCGTGCTGCGACGACGAGGGTCGTCTGACGGTCAACGGCGTGTCGATCGACGAGCCGTACCTGAGGGACCCGAGCGCCAACGCCGAGTCGCGCTTCGACGTCGTGGTGCCCAAGGACCACCTCTGGGTGCAGGGCGACAACCGGGGCAACTCCGCGGACTCCCGCGTGCACCAGGGCGACCCCGGTGGCGGCTTCATCCCCGTCGACTCGGTCGTCGGCAAGGCGTGGGTCCGCGTGTGGCCGTGGAAGCGGATCGGTCTCATCCGGGGCAGCGAGGCCTTCGCCGAGGTCCCGTCCGAGCCCGCGTCGTCGCAGTGA
- a CDS encoding MBL fold metallo-hydrolase yields MHLRLLGTGSADGWPNAFCRCDSCEAQRAAGVLRGQTSALLRVDGTAVLLDPGPEVLAAATRCGESLADVRVVLVTHAHADHFGPQLLLFRSWVNDEPLDVVGPATVVDEARRWVAPDSTVRFHAVDAGDVLDLGAAPHGGGEPIRVQVLSAAHTVMASGDAVLYDVTGSDCARVLWACDTGPWEASWFETVRDAAYDAVLVEETFGDRADLGSGHLHLGTLGSLLERLREVGAVTTSTDVVAVHLSHHNPPEDELVRRLADLGARPGTDGERWETGLSAGR; encoded by the coding sequence GTGCACCTCCGCCTGCTCGGCACGGGATCGGCCGACGGCTGGCCGAACGCGTTCTGCCGCTGCGACTCGTGCGAGGCCCAGCGTGCCGCAGGCGTGCTGCGTGGTCAGACCAGCGCGCTGCTCCGGGTCGACGGCACCGCCGTGCTGCTCGATCCCGGGCCCGAGGTGCTCGCTGCCGCGACGCGCTGCGGTGAGTCGCTCGCCGACGTGCGTGTCGTCCTCGTGACCCACGCCCACGCCGACCACTTCGGGCCGCAGCTGCTGCTGTTCCGGTCCTGGGTGAACGACGAGCCCCTCGACGTCGTGGGTCCGGCCACCGTCGTCGACGAGGCGCGCCGGTGGGTGGCGCCGGACTCGACCGTGCGGTTCCACGCGGTGGACGCGGGTGACGTGCTGGACCTCGGCGCGGCCCCGCACGGGGGAGGGGAGCCGATCCGCGTGCAGGTGCTGTCCGCGGCTCACACGGTGATGGCCTCGGGCGACGCCGTCCTCTACGACGTCACGGGCTCCGACTGTGCTCGGGTGCTGTGGGCCTGCGACACCGGACCGTGGGAGGCGTCGTGGTTCGAGACGGTCCGCGACGCCGCCTACGACGCCGTGCTGGTGGAGGAGACCTTCGGCGACCGCGCCGACCTCGGGTCGGGGCACCTGCACCTCGGCACGCTCGGGTCGCTGCTCGAGCGGCTGCGCGAGGTCGGCGCCGTGACGACGTCGACCGACGTCGTGGCCGTGCACCTCAGCCACCACAACCCCCCGGAGGACGAGCTGGTGCGACGCCTGGCCGACCTCGGCGCGCGGCCGGGCACGGACGGCGAGCGGTGGGAGACCGGCCTCAGCGCAGGGCGGTGA
- a CDS encoding ABC transporter ATP-binding protein, with amino-acid sequence MSGRGPAWGGAMNHEKASDFRGTLGRMVQRLLFHRRLVQAIGLLGLVATALSVVGPRILGHATDIVFSGYLSDQFPAGADKAEVVAGLEAQGDDRMADLVRGTDLRPGEGIDFTSLAWVLAGALVLYVVASVFMWWQGRLTTVVVQRTVAGLRGEVEDTLNRLPLASVDAHERGELMSRTTNDIDNIAQSLQQTISQLLTSVLTVVGTLAMMLWISPLLALVAVLTVPVAVVLTRAIMKRSQPQFVAQWAATGALNGHIEEVFTGHEIVKVYGRQQQAREEFDSRNDALFGAAFKAQFISGVIAPVMMFVSNLNYVLVAVIGAFRVASGTLSIGEVQAFIQYSRQFTQPLTQVASMINLLQSGMASAERVLALLDEPHEAPDAPDAPFPDPLRGRVVFEDVSFSYGDDPLIEHLDLVAEPGQTVAIVGPTGAGKTTLTNLLLRFYDLDGGRITLDDVDVAAMERARLREAFGVVLQDAWLFQGSIRDNISYGAHRATEEQVQAAAEAAYVDHFVRTLPAGYDTVIEDEGGGVSAGQRQLLTIARAFLADPAILVLDEATSSVDTRTEALVQKAMEQLRAGRTSFVIAHRLSTIRDADHIVVMEAGRIVEQGTHDSLVGAGGPYERLYAAQFAGTPL; translated from the coding sequence GTGAGCGGGCGCGGTCCCGCGTGGGGCGGAGCCATGAACCACGAGAAGGCCAGCGACTTCCGCGGCACCCTCGGGCGCATGGTCCAGCGGCTGCTGTTCCACCGTCGTCTGGTGCAGGCCATCGGGCTGCTCGGCCTGGTGGCCACCGCGCTCTCGGTCGTCGGACCGCGGATCCTCGGCCACGCCACCGACATCGTCTTCAGCGGCTACCTGTCCGACCAGTTCCCGGCGGGCGCCGACAAGGCCGAGGTGGTCGCGGGGCTCGAGGCCCAGGGCGACGACCGGATGGCCGACCTCGTGCGCGGCACGGACCTCCGGCCGGGTGAAGGCATCGACTTCACCTCCCTGGCCTGGGTCCTGGCCGGCGCGCTGGTGCTCTACGTCGTGGCATCGGTGTTCATGTGGTGGCAGGGACGCCTCACGACCGTCGTCGTGCAGCGCACGGTGGCCGGTCTGCGCGGCGAGGTCGAGGACACCCTCAACCGTCTGCCGCTGGCCAGCGTCGACGCCCACGAACGTGGTGAGCTGATGTCACGGACGACCAACGACATCGACAACATCGCGCAGTCGCTGCAGCAGACCATCAGCCAGCTGCTGACCTCGGTCCTGACGGTCGTCGGGACGCTCGCCATGATGCTGTGGATCTCGCCGCTGCTCGCCCTCGTCGCCGTGCTGACGGTCCCGGTGGCCGTGGTCCTCACCCGCGCCATCATGAAGCGCTCCCAGCCCCAGTTCGTGGCCCAGTGGGCGGCGACCGGTGCGCTCAACGGCCACATCGAGGAGGTCTTCACCGGCCACGAGATCGTCAAGGTCTACGGCCGGCAGCAGCAGGCGCGCGAGGAGTTCGACTCCCGCAACGACGCCCTGTTCGGAGCCGCCTTCAAGGCACAGTTCATCTCCGGGGTGATCGCGCCGGTGATGATGTTCGTGTCGAACCTGAACTACGTGCTCGTGGCCGTGATCGGAGCGTTCCGCGTCGCCTCGGGGACGCTCTCCATCGGCGAGGTGCAGGCCTTCATCCAGTACTCGCGCCAGTTCACGCAGCCGCTGACGCAGGTGGCCTCCATGATCAACCTCCTGCAGTCCGGCATGGCCTCGGCCGAACGGGTGCTGGCGCTGCTCGACGAGCCGCACGAGGCCCCCGACGCGCCCGACGCGCCGTTCCCGGACCCGCTGCGTGGCCGGGTGGTCTTCGAGGACGTCAGCTTCTCCTACGGCGACGATCCCCTCATCGAGCACCTCGACCTGGTGGCGGAGCCGGGGCAGACCGTGGCCATCGTCGGGCCCACGGGGGCCGGCAAGACGACGCTCACGAACCTGCTGCTCCGCTTCTACGACCTCGACGGCGGACGCATCACGCTCGACGACGTCGACGTCGCCGCCATGGAGCGCGCTCGGCTCCGCGAGGCGTTCGGCGTGGTGCTGCAGGACGCGTGGCTCTTCCAGGGGAGCATCCGCGACAACATCTCCTACGGTGCGCACCGTGCCACCGAGGAGCAGGTGCAGGCCGCGGCCGAGGCGGCCTACGTCGACCACTTCGTGCGCACGCTCCCCGCCGGCTACGACACGGTCATCGAGGACGAGGGCGGCGGGGTCAGCGCCGGCCAGCGCCAGCTCCTCACCATCGCCCGCGCGTTCCTCGCCGACCCGGCCATCCTGGTGCTCGACGAGGCGACCAGCAGCGTGGACACCCGCACCGAGGCGTTGGTGCAGAAGGCCATGGAGCAGCTGCGGGCGGGCCGCACGTCCTTCGTCATCGCGCACCGGCTCTCGACGATCCGCGACGCCGACCACATCGTGGTGATGGAGGCGGGCCGCATCGTCGAGCAGGGCACGCACGACTCGCTCGTGGGCGCCGGTGGACCCTACGAGCGGCTCTACGCCGCGCAGTTCGCCGGCACACCGCTCTAG
- the rplS gene encoding 50S ribosomal protein L19, which yields MTNLVDQVAAESRRDDIPAFRAGDTLKVHVKVVEGNRSRVQVFQGVCIKVQGSGIGRTFTVRKVSFGVGVERTFPLHTPVIEKIEVATRGDVRRAKLYYLRSLRGKAAKIKEKRED from the coding sequence ATGACCAACTTGGTCGACCAGGTCGCAGCCGAGTCGCGACGCGACGACATCCCCGCGTTCCGCGCCGGCGACACCCTCAAGGTCCACGTCAAGGTCGTCGAGGGCAACCGCTCGCGCGTCCAGGTGTTCCAGGGCGTCTGCATCAAGGTGCAGGGCTCGGGCATCGGACGAACCTTCACGGTCCGCAAGGTCAGCTTCGGCGTCGGTGTCGAGCGCACGTTCCCGCTCCACACCCCGGTCATCGAGAAGATCGAGGTCGCCACCCGCGGCGACGTCCGTCGGGCCAAGCTCTACTACCTCCGCTCGCTGCGCGGCAAGGCCGCGAAGATCAAGGAGAAGCGCGAGGACTGA
- a CDS encoding crotonase/enoyl-CoA hydratase family protein — translation MSSAAVRFDVDDDVCTITLDRPDVRNAVDGPMAAELLAAFDAFEADDALAVAVLHGEGGSFCAGADLTSVGDPDRRHVLDPDGPGPMGPTRMALTKPLVAAIEGHAVAGGLELALLADLRVAAEDAVLGVFCRRWGVPLIDGGTVRLPRVVGHGRAMDLILTGRAVEAHEALQMGLVNRVVPAGRALDVAHELAEQLARFPQECLRVDRASAIAQWDLPLREALRAEGAGGLPVVASEAVAGAERFVSGAGRHGSFDDPTTPP, via the coding sequence ATGTCCTCCGCTGCCGTCCGCTTCGACGTCGACGACGACGTCTGCACCATCACCCTCGACCGCCCCGACGTGCGCAACGCCGTCGACGGCCCCATGGCCGCCGAGCTCCTGGCGGCGTTCGATGCGTTCGAGGCCGACGACGCGCTGGCCGTGGCGGTGCTGCACGGCGAGGGCGGCAGCTTCTGCGCCGGAGCCGACCTGACGTCCGTCGGCGACCCCGACCGTCGTCACGTGCTCGACCCGGACGGTCCTGGTCCCATGGGGCCCACGCGGATGGCGCTCACCAAGCCGCTGGTGGCCGCGATCGAGGGACACGCCGTGGCCGGCGGGCTCGAGCTGGCGCTGCTGGCGGACCTGCGGGTCGCCGCGGAGGACGCCGTGCTGGGCGTGTTCTGCCGGCGCTGGGGTGTTCCCCTGATCGACGGCGGCACGGTGCGGCTCCCGCGTGTGGTGGGGCACGGCCGCGCGATGGACCTCATCCTCACCGGACGTGCCGTCGAGGCGCACGAGGCGCTGCAGATGGGGCTCGTGAACCGCGTCGTGCCCGCGGGGCGCGCCCTCGACGTCGCCCACGAGCTGGCCGAGCAGCTCGCCCGCTTCCCGCAGGAGTGCCTGCGCGTCGATCGAGCGTCGGCGATCGCCCAGTGGGACCTGCCGCTGCGCGAGGCCCTGCGCGCCGAGGGGGCGGGCGGCCTGCCCGTGGTGGCCTCCGAGGCCGTCGCGGGTGCCGAGCGCTTCGTCTCGGGGGCGGGACGGCACGGGTCGTTCGACGATCCGACGACTCCGCCGTGA
- a CDS encoding ABC transporter ATP-binding protein — translation MLIPLLRRYLAPYRGAIAVVLVFQLAQTVANLYLPGLNADIIDRGIVTGDVPFIWRTGATMLLVTVLQVGATVVAVYVGARVAMALGRDLRAAVFDRVETFAAREMAQLGAPTLITRSTNDVQQVQMLAFMGLTLLVTAPIMAVGGVVMALRQDVELSALLLVALPALLISVGLIIRRMRPLFRQMQDRVDGLNGVMREQIQGIRVIRAFVKEKHETQRFDDANQAYLDVAVATGRLMSLMFPTVMLIMNVSVVLATWFGGYRIASGDLQVGTLTAFQNYLIQILMAVMMATFMLMLWPRAEVSAERITEVLETEPSIVVDPDATPAHVVRGEVELRGASYAYPGAEVDVLHDVDLVARPGETTAIIGSTGSGKTTLMSLVPRLFDVTGGAVLLDGHDVRDLEPQAVWAAIGLVPQRAFLFSGTVASNLRYGRDDATDEELWQALEVAQAREFVEAMPGGLQAPVTQGGTNVSGGQRQRLAIARAVVKRPLVYLFDDSFSALDYATDAALRRALRAITRESAVITVAQRVSTIRDADRIVVLDQGTVVSTGTHAELMADCDVYREIVLSQLTEEEAA, via the coding sequence GTGCTGATCCCCCTGCTGCGCCGGTACCTGGCGCCCTACCGGGGAGCGATCGCGGTCGTGCTCGTCTTCCAGCTGGCACAGACCGTGGCCAACCTCTACCTCCCCGGTCTGAACGCCGACATCATCGACCGCGGCATCGTCACCGGGGACGTGCCCTTCATCTGGCGCACGGGCGCCACGATGCTGCTGGTCACGGTCCTCCAGGTCGGCGCGACGGTGGTGGCGGTCTACGTCGGAGCGCGGGTGGCGATGGCCCTCGGTCGAGACCTGCGCGCCGCCGTCTTCGACCGCGTCGAGACCTTCGCCGCGCGCGAGATGGCCCAGCTCGGCGCGCCGACCCTGATCACGCGGAGCACGAACGACGTCCAGCAGGTGCAGATGCTGGCCTTCATGGGCCTGACGTTGCTGGTGACCGCGCCGATCATGGCCGTCGGGGGCGTGGTCATGGCGCTGCGCCAGGACGTCGAGCTCTCGGCACTCCTCCTCGTGGCGCTGCCGGCGCTGCTGATCAGCGTGGGCCTGATCATCCGTCGGATGCGGCCGCTCTTCCGCCAGATGCAGGACCGCGTCGACGGCCTCAACGGCGTCATGCGCGAGCAGATCCAGGGCATCCGCGTCATCCGGGCGTTCGTCAAGGAGAAGCACGAGACGCAGCGGTTCGACGACGCCAACCAGGCCTACCTCGACGTCGCCGTGGCCACCGGTCGGCTCATGTCGCTGATGTTCCCCACCGTCATGCTGATCATGAACGTCTCGGTGGTGCTGGCCACGTGGTTCGGCGGCTACCGGATCGCCTCGGGCGACCTGCAGGTCGGCACCCTCACGGCGTTCCAGAACTACCTGATCCAGATCCTCATGGCGGTCATGATGGCCACCTTCATGCTCATGCTGTGGCCGCGTGCGGAGGTGTCGGCCGAGCGCATCACCGAGGTGCTCGAGACCGAGCCCAGCATCGTGGTCGACCCGGACGCCACGCCCGCGCACGTCGTCCGCGGCGAGGTCGAGCTGCGAGGCGCCTCCTACGCCTATCCCGGTGCCGAGGTCGACGTCCTGCACGACGTGGACCTCGTGGCCCGGCCCGGCGAGACCACCGCGATCATCGGCTCCACCGGCAGCGGCAAGACCACGCTCATGAGTCTCGTGCCGCGTCTGTTCGACGTGACCGGGGGAGCGGTGCTCCTGGACGGTCACGACGTGCGCGACCTCGAGCCGCAGGCCGTCTGGGCCGCCATCGGGCTGGTGCCGCAGCGTGCGTTCCTGTTCTCCGGCACCGTCGCGTCCAACTTGCGCTACGGCCGTGACGACGCCACCGACGAGGAGCTCTGGCAGGCGCTGGAGGTGGCGCAGGCCCGTGAGTTCGTCGAGGCGATGCCCGGCGGGCTGCAGGCCCCGGTCACCCAGGGCGGCACCAACGTGTCCGGTGGGCAGCGGCAGCGGCTGGCCATCGCCCGTGCCGTGGTCAAGCGACCGCTGGTCTACCTCTTCGACGACTCGTTCTCGGCGCTGGACTACGCCACGGACGCCGCGCTCCGCCGGGCGTTGCGTGCCATCACGCGCGAGTCCGCCGTCATCACCGTGGCCCAGCGCGTCAGCACCATCCGCGACGCCGACCGCATCGTGGTGCTCGACCAGGGCACGGTGGTGTCCACCGGCACGCACGCCGAGCTCATGGCCGACTGCGACGTGTACCGCGAGATCGTCCTCTCGCAGCTGACCGAGGAGGAGGCCGCGTGA
- the rimM gene encoding ribosome maturation factor RimM (Essential for efficient processing of 16S rRNA) gives MRVVVGRIGRAHGIKGELTVDVRTDEPERRFAPGTALVAGDRTVVVAAARNHSGRLLLRLEGVADRTAAEALHGRVLEVDIDPADEPDEDDAYYDHQLVGLRVHDHHGVDVGIVTEVLHLPEQDLLSVDLDDGARGVLVPFVTALVPEVDLAAGHVALADVPGLLDPDAQAVATPDVGDGT, from the coding sequence ATGCGCGTCGTGGTCGGTCGGATCGGCCGGGCTCACGGGATCAAGGGTGAGCTGACGGTCGACGTCCGCACCGACGAGCCCGAGCGAAGGTTCGCCCCGGGCACGGCGCTCGTGGCCGGCGACCGCACCGTCGTCGTGGCAGCCGCCCGGAACCACTCCGGGCGGCTGCTGCTGCGTCTGGAGGGGGTCGCCGACCGCACGGCGGCCGAGGCGCTGCACGGTCGTGTGCTGGAGGTCGACATCGATCCGGCCGACGAGCCCGACGAGGACGACGCCTACTACGACCACCAGCTCGTGGGCCTGCGCGTGCACGACCACCACGGAGTCGACGTCGGCATCGTGACCGAGGTGCTGCACCTGCCCGAGCAGGACCTGCTCTCCGTCGATCTCGACGACGGCGCCCGCGGCGTCCTCGTCCCCTTCGTCACGGCTCTCGTGCCCGAGGTCGACCTCGCCGCCGGTCACGTCGCGCTGGCCGACGTCCCGGGCCTGCTGGACCCCGACGCCCAGGCCGTCGCCACCCCGGACGTGGGCGACGGGACGTGA
- the trmD gene encoding tRNA (guanosine(37)-N1)-methyltransferase TrmD, whose product MRIDVVSIFPAYLDALDLSLAGRARASGLLEIRTHDLRDFTHDRHRTVDDTPYGGGAGMVMRPEPWGEALDAVTSDEAVVLVPTPSGTPFRQSLAHDLSRERHLVFACGRYEGIDQRVIDHARGRWRVEEVSLGDFVLNGGEVAALAVIEAVVRLVPGFMGNPASLAEESHGDDGLLEYPVYTKPAAWRGLDVPDVLLSGHHGAIAAWRHEQAVARTRERRPDLLTD is encoded by the coding sequence ATGCGCATCGACGTCGTCTCGATCTTCCCCGCCTACCTCGACGCCCTCGACCTCTCGCTCGCCGGCCGGGCCCGCGCGAGCGGCCTGCTCGAGATCCGCACCCACGACCTGCGCGACTTCACCCACGACCGCCACCGCACCGTCGACGACACGCCCTACGGAGGCGGCGCCGGCATGGTCATGCGCCCCGAGCCCTGGGGCGAGGCTCTCGACGCCGTCACCAGCGACGAGGCCGTCGTCCTGGTGCCCACGCCCTCGGGCACGCCCTTCCGGCAGTCCCTCGCCCACGACCTGAGTCGCGAACGACACCTCGTCTTCGCCTGTGGCCGCTACGAGGGAATCGACCAGCGGGTCATCGACCACGCCCGCGGGCGCTGGCGCGTCGAGGAGGTCTCCCTCGGGGACTTCGTGCTCAACGGGGGAGAGGTCGCCGCGCTCGCCGTCATCGAGGCCGTCGTGCGGCTCGTCCCCGGCTTCATGGGCAACCCCGCCTCCCTCGCCGAGGAGTCCCACGGGGACGACGGGCTGCTCGAGTACCCGGTCTACACCAAGCCCGCGGCGTGGCGCGGTCTCGACGTGCCCGACGTGCTGCTGTCCGGCCACCACGGGGCCATCGCGGCCTGGCGGCACGAGCAGGCGGTCGCCCGCACGCGGGAACGTCGGCCCGATCTCCTGACCGACTGA